A portion of the Cryptomeria japonica chromosome 5, Sugi_1.0, whole genome shotgun sequence genome contains these proteins:
- the LOC131060469 gene encoding uncharacterized protein LOC131060469 produces the protein MDWDWKIKLAFPNLLIPPLFGKGSLMDQGNPRLGVKWEAPEPRWFKVNFDGSSTRKPGQSGIGCILRNSDSICIKEISEKIGVATINEAEFRATLRGLQLGLELGVQRIHLEGDSLLATESWLSTVIIGLCRFAPRGNWTCVYF, from the coding sequence atggactgGGATTGGAAGATTAAACTGGCATTTCCAAATCTGCTCATTCCACCGCTTTTTGGTAAGGGATCCCTGATGGATCAGGGCAATCCAAGATTAGGTGTTAAATGGGAAGCGCCAGAGCCTAGGTGGtttaaggtaaactttgatggttcTTCTACTAGAAAACCGGGTCAAAGTGGTATTGGGTGTATACTAAGGAACTCTGATAGTATCTGTATAAAAGAAATCTCGGAAAAGATTGGAGTTGCCACTATCAACGAAGCTGAATTCAGAGCGACTCTAAGAGGACTGCAGCTAGGGTTGGAGCTTGGGGTGCAGAGAATTcatctggagggagactcacttCTTGCCACCGAGTCGTGGCTCTCTACAGTCATTATTGGTCTGTGTCGGTTTGCGCCCCGTGGCAATTGGACATGTGTGTACTTTTAA